In the genome of Yersinia enterocolitica, the window TCACCGTGACTCACCAACATATGAAATATCGGTGAAAACAGGTTCTTATCGGCATGAAAAGCACCTGAAATAAGTGAATCAACAGTTTCTTTAAGTTCTGTATTAGATAAATACTCATCATATGATGACCGTCCTTTAGCTCTTTGCTCAGCAATTTGCTCCGCAGACAAACCAAAAACATAGAAATTCTCATGACCCACAGCATCTCTAATTTCAATATTAGCGCCATCTAGCGTTCCGATAGTTAAAGCACCATTCATCGCCAGCTTCATATTGCTGGTACCCGATGCTTCAGTACCCGCAGTAGATATCTGCTCTGATAAGTCAGCGGCTGGAATAATATTTTCCGCTAGCGAGACTTTATAGTCTTCTAAAAAAACCACTTTTAGTTGCTCATTGACTCTAGGATCATTGTTCACTTTAAGAGCAACTTGATTAATCAACTGGATGATCAATTTGGCCATGGCATAACCCGGTGCAGCTTTGCCCGAGAATATATGGACTTTCGGCGAAATAGTTCCTCTTCCATTCAGCATTTTCTGGTAAAGGTTTATCACATAGAGGATGTTGAGTAATTGCCGTTTATACTCATGAATTCGTTTAATCTGACAGTCGAACATAGCTTCGGGATTGATAATTATTCCTTGCTGACGCGTAATTATCTGACTTAATTTTAATTTATTAAATTTTTTAATTTCAGCCAGTTCGGCAATAATGTCACGTTCGTTCGCTAACGATTTAAGTTTAGTCAAAAGAGTCAGGTCGGTAACCCATTCATGGCCTAAGTGACAATCCAGAAAAGTCGATAACCGAGGATTAGCCTGCTGAATCCAGCGACGAGGTGTAACACCGTTGGTTTGATTAGTGAACTTCTCTGGCATTAAATGATAAAAATCGGGTACAAGATTCGATTTAATTAATTCCGAATGAAGTTTAGCCACTCCATTCACTTTGTGACTACCAATAATAGCAAGGTAGGCCATGCGAACTTTCTTTTCAGGCGTCTCTTCAATCAAAGACATTGATGCTAATAAATCTGCACGTTCAGGACGCCATCTATGTATTTCCAGTAAGAAACGGCGGTTGATTTCATAAATAATTTGTAGATGTCGAGGCAGCAACAACTCGAATAAATTAACTGACCACTTCTCTAACGCCTCTGGCATTAAAGTATGATTGGTGTAGGCGCAAACCCGTTGTGTCAAATCCCAAGCGATATCCCAATCAACAGTATGTTCATCTACCAATATTCTCATTAGCTCAACAATAGCTAGGGCCGGGTGGGTATCATTAAGTTGAATGGCTACAAAATCCGGCAACTGGTTAATATCACTGGAAAGTAAGAAGAAATCATGCATGACATCACGTAATGTACAAGCCACCAGAAAATACTCTTGTGTTAAGCGTAATTCCTTCCCTGCCAACACTTCATCGGAGGGATAAAGCACTTTAGAGATATTTTCCGATGCTATTTTTTGATTAACAGCATTCAGATAATCACCATGATTAAAGATATGAATATCAAATGAATCTGAAGCGCAAGCACTATATAAACGCAACGAGTTTACGGTATGATTAATATAACCTGAGACCAGATAGTCGTGAGGCACACCAATAATTATTTTCCAATCCATCCACATTGGATTGTAATTTCCTTGCTGGTCCTCTATTTCGACTATGCGCCCATACAGCGGAATTATCATTGCCTGACTTTGATGTTCTATTAGCCAGGGTGAGTGTGCAGAGTGCCAATCATCAGGCTTCTCTATTTGTTGTCCATCCTGAATTTGTTGGTGAAACAAGCCATATTCGTATTTTATACCGTGACCAGAGCCAGCAATATCCAAGGTTGCCATTGAATCAATGAAACATGCAGCCAGGCGCCCCAACCCCCCATTACCTAATGCTGCATCTTCTTCACTTTTTACAATAACTTCAAAATCTACCCCAAGAGATTCTAATGCGGCTTTAGCTATCTCCATTATCCCTTGATTTATTAAGTTATTCCGCAGAGATTGACCAATTAAAAACTCCATAGAAATATAATAGATACGTTTTTTTCTTGCCTGGTGATGTCGTTCCCGAGTGTTAAAATAATCATCAGTTTGGTTGCGTCGCACGACCAGTGCTAATGCACTAAAAATGTCACTGGATGATGCTGTTGATAGTATCACTCCGAGAGAATATTTCAGTTCATAAAGTATGCTATTACGTAGCTTGCTAATCTGATTCTTATCTGAAGTCGATGGAGTATTTTTCATTTCTAGCCTATTTATAAGATTGAGTCAAAAAAATACAAATCAGTTAGGAATAAATCTCCTACCGACATCATATTTTGCTAATAGCCATAACATCATTAAGGCACAGAGATGAACCAATGTATTTAGCAACCATGCCCGATGCCATAAACCAAAATCAACTACCTGACTAACCAATAAGACCACATACACGTGGATAATAAAAACATACAAAGAATGTTGGCCTAATGTTATTAAAAACCAACCACACATCTTATTTATTGGTTTCCAAAAATAACTTAACACCAAATAACATGTTGTTAGCAGACTAAAATCATTAATAATACGCAGTGGACCTAATGCATTCTTTTCAGCAAAGTTCAGATAGAACCAATTGAAATTTTTCGTATTTATGATATGGAGCATCGTGTTATAGGGCATAAATGGATTGGTATGATTCTGTGCAATAAACATCATTACTAATGTAAATAATACAACAACTGACAAACTCCAGAATCCAGCCTGAGTATGGGCTAAAGAAAGCAACTCTTCTTTGTACCAACCAATCGTCATCCCCAAGACATAAATAAATTGCCAAGCCAAAAATGGAAAAGCAAACTCAAATTCCGCTGATGTAACTCGTATCCCGGTAATATGGTAGATAATATATAATGCCAGAGATAACAGCAGCAATACACCTACCCATCGGCGTTGCAATAAATAGATAAAAATAGGACTGGCCAACAGCAGATAGAAATATAGCCCCAAAATCTGGCTCTGATGAGGCCCGATTTGTAAGTAGAGCACCATGTTAAACCAAGATTCTTTTAGCTGGTCGTAAAGT includes:
- a CDS encoding glycogen/starch/alpha-glucan phosphorylase → MKNTPSTSDKNQISKLRNSILYELKYSLGVILSTASSSDIFSALALVVRRNQTDDYFNTRERHHQARKKRIYYISMEFLIGQSLRNNLINQGIMEIAKAALESLGVDFEVIVKSEEDAALGNGGLGRLAACFIDSMATLDIAGSGHGIKYEYGLFHQQIQDGQQIEKPDDWHSAHSPWLIEHQSQAMIIPLYGRIVEIEDQQGNYNPMWMDWKIIIGVPHDYLVSGYINHTVNSLRLYSACASDSFDIHIFNHGDYLNAVNQKIASENISKVLYPSDEVLAGKELRLTQEYFLVACTLRDVMHDFFLLSSDINQLPDFVAIQLNDTHPALAIVELMRILVDEHTVDWDIAWDLTQRVCAYTNHTLMPEALEKWSVNLFELLLPRHLQIIYEINRRFLLEIHRWRPERADLLASMSLIEETPEKKVRMAYLAIIGSHKVNGVAKLHSELIKSNLVPDFYHLMPEKFTNQTNGVTPRRWIQQANPRLSTFLDCHLGHEWVTDLTLLTKLKSLANERDIIAELAEIKKFNKLKLSQIITRQQGIIINPEAMFDCQIKRIHEYKRQLLNILYVINLYQKMLNGRGTISPKVHIFSGKAAPGYAMAKLIIQLINQVALKVNNDPRVNEQLKVVFLEDYKVSLAENIIPAADLSEQISTAGTEASGTSNMKLAMNGALTIGTLDGANIEIRDAVGHENFYVFGLSAEQIAEQRAKGRSSYDEYLSNTELKETVDSLISGAFHADKNLFSPIFHMLVSHGDHYFHLADFDSYCYAQYQALTDYSDTYSWHKRALNTISGMGEFSSDRTIRGYSKDIWREDNLK
- a CDS encoding OpgC protein, producing MIHAFSVLEDKCRTILSWVKSFRYISSDKRDLRIDLLRGIALVMMVVAHIEVMSLLNIFTWERFGLTTGAEGFVILSGFMLGVINRQRLKKEVLLTISYALYRRAAKIYVVNIVIILSILLLAKLTFINTFEVTHFTDRFSNVSYTLYPLYDQLKESWFNMVLYLQIGPHQSQILGLYFYLLLASPIFIYLLQRRWVGVLLLLSLALYIIYHITGIRVTSAEFEFAFPFLAWQFIYVLGMTIGWYKEELLSLAHTQAGFWSLSVVVLFTLVMMFIAQNHTNPFMPYNTMLHIINTKNFNWFYLNFAEKNALGPLRIINDFSLLTTCYLVLSYFWKPINKMCGWFLITLGQHSLYVFIIHVYVVLLVSQVVDFGLWHRAWLLNTLVHLCALMMLWLLAKYDVGRRFIPN